Genomic segment of Leopardus geoffroyi isolate Oge1 chromosome B2, O.geoffroyi_Oge1_pat1.0, whole genome shotgun sequence:
TTTTCCCAGACCCCGAATACAGCTCTTCTCAGTACCTCTTCTCATCCTGGCTGGGTTCCAAAGGGCTGGCACTGCCCATGGTGTCTGAGAAGGGGCCGTCAGCCAGACTCCCAACCTTAtagttctcttcctcctctttcggGGTAGGAGCTGAGTCAGAAGGAAACAGTCATGAGCACATATCCAGTGTGGATAGGGTCGCGGGCCTGTTGAGGTCCGAGGGACTGGGGGAGTGGGGCTAAGGAAGGAGAGGTTCCAAGCAAGAAACACAAATGGGGGCTTGGCATATTCCTTAGGGGCCCTCGTTCTGGAGATCAGAGGTGGATTCTTCCTGTCTTTACCCGATTGTGATGGGGCCCTCTTTCCCCTCCACCACCAACTGTTGCCCCTGCTTTCCTTCTTCACCTGCTGGCCTCTCCCTGGCCTCTCGGGCTGCTCAGCCTATGCGGAACCACACACTGGGTAATCtgtgcccacctccccacccccaccgcagcATAGGCTCTCCATTCTTATCCCGCAGTGACAACCCTGCTCCTGTCGCTCATCCACACGTCTCTAAAGGGGCAGAGCCCACTAGACTTCTCTACCTACCTGCAACCGTGTGACCCCCTGCaagccgggggcgggggaggggggcaaccCAAGCTCTGCCCTCAGGATATAAGGAACTCTAGGGTCACACCTAATGTGACACAATGCCAAGGGACCCTTGCTGAGAGCCTCGCTCGGATCCCCAGACTCAGTTTTGTGACAAGGCTTCTACTGTCTCTACACCACTGTGCTCAACCTCTCTGGCTGTCAGACTCAGGCCTGGTTTCTCTGGGCCGGACGATCTGTCTTGGGAACCTGGCCAGTCCTTCTAGACTCTCAGCAGGTGTGGTCTTCCTTCTTCTCAGAGGctcaccatccccaccccccaccccccaccaagccAAACCAGGATCTGGAGATGCTGTGTCTCCCATCTTCCTGCATGCGTCCTGCCCACTTAGTGCCGTTTAAGCCACCCACACCCTCCCTGAAAGCCATGCTCCACCAGCCAGCCCTGAGCATCCACACGCTACAGCTGTCGggtccccagcacctgcccctctccccagtgcATCTTGTCCTACAGGCTCGAGTTACCAGACCTTAGGGTGccaaggaaggaggaggacaggagAAGACTAGGACCAACAGTCCTTTACAATGTACACTTTAGAGTGTAAAGTAATAATCATGGACCGGAGATGAGAGGGATTCTAAGGACACCTTAGTCCGTCCTCATAAGTAACAAGTGGGGACAAAAACCACGAGCAGGGAAAGtgcctttcttcatttccttatttggGGCTTGGGCGCAAATGACTTGAGAAAGGAAGCCGTGAAAGCGAAAAAGACATCATCATTCCTAAGAGAAAGGTAGAGCAGGCTCCATTTCGGCAGGAAGCTGGCCGTTTTCCCTCcaaaacattgtttttgttttacgaCATCCAATGTCTCTGGAAAATTCTTTctcctactttaaaattttattttaataagtgcTTAGACATTAGAAAGTTGTCGGCTGGGAGAGAAAACCACAGCCTATATAAAAGTACTTTCTCTCCCGAGGATAGGGGTTGACAACCCTGGAGGGACCAGGAGTGACACTTTTCTCATGGGTAAAACTAAAGGAGTTGAAGTAATCCAGGTACCGAATGCGCCTGCGTGTAGGTGAGGCGCATCCTAGATGCTCAGTGAAGacagaaaattcaataaaatccGAATTCAGTCATTTTAAGCCATCAAACCCATTAGAGCGGGAGTAATAAActgggagatttaaaaaacaaattccagtTGATAAATGCCCAAATTAAAACTCtgcttaaggggtgcctgggtggctcagtccgttaagcgcccGCCTTAGGCTCacagcatgatctcacagtttgtgggtttgagcctcgcgtccggctctgtgctgatagctcggatcccggagcctgcttccgattccgtgtctccctctctctctgcctctcgaccctgctcacgctctgtcactctctctctttctctctctctcaaaaataaataaacattttaaaaattaaaaaaaaaaaaaaaaacaacttcgcTTAAAAcctttctaaggaaaaaaaaaaaaaaagcatcaagtgTGTTGAAAACTCGGGATGAGGCGGGCCAAGGCCATGGGTGAGGACATGCCTTTCAGCCGGGAAACCCCCGCTAgagcaggagggggaagggaccCCACCGTCTGGCTCCTTTATCTCTGACTGCTCACCCAGTTCTGCTTCCGCTCCCCGGGGTGCTGTCAAAACTCTCTCCTTCCAAttcccagccccgcccccttcccccctcccccgcccccaagggTCCCCATTCCCCAAGGACGGAGAGCAGCAGgtggggtcggggaggggcaatGGCCAGCCTAGAATGACTCACCTGGAGGGAGCACAACCAGGGCCACCCTGTGCAACGTCTGGGTCCCCGCCGCCCCCTCCACCACGCAGCCGTACTCGCCGGTGTCCTCCTCCCGCAGGGTAATCATCTCCACCTGGAGCAGGCCGCCCCCCAGGTCCGTGAGAAACATGCGCCTGCCCGCCGGGGCTCCGCGATCCACAGCCGAGGACACCAGGGGCTGGCACCCATCGGGCAGGAACCGGCACCACACCTTCCGAGCCTTGACGTCCTGGAGCCGGTAGTGGCACTGCACCAGAATGGAGCCCCCCACGGGGGCCTGCAGCACCTCCGGGAAGCTGGTGGAGGCCTggcctggggaaggaagggatgtGGTTATGCGGGGCAGGAGCCCGGGGAACTTTCCAGCCCACCCACTTGCCACAGGGGCACAGGTTGCCTAGAGGTCCCCCTTCAGGGCCCTACATATATGCTGCTGGTGCGTCCATGATGTCAATTATTCCTGGGCACCAAGCGGAGTCCGTGGGGCCCAGAGCCCACCCGCTTCACCTTACCTGCCAGTCCCACCAGCAACAGCGGTAGCAGGTTGGGGCCCATGGCGGGTCAGGGAGATGTCAGCTCTGCGGCTGGCCTGGCCACTGACACAGCATTCCCCAGGGAGCAGGAAACATCTGCCTTGGACAGTCACGTGGGGCTCTCAGCCAccgtggggtgggaggtggacaCTGGGGGCCCCTCCACGGGTGGGGATAAGGCGCCTTTCCAAAGCCTGGCTGCTTCCGGGCTTGGGAAGCGACCCTGAGAGAAGGCAGGGGTGGGTGAGGCAGGGTGAGAAGAAGCCCCAAGGACAGGCGGGACCTGGGATCCTGGGGCCCAGCTAAGGGATGAGGTGACAGGAGGATGGTGGAAACTgggaagcaggggaggcagaTGATCCTCGGGGTCTTCCAGAAATAGAATCTGAGGATGCAGAGCTGTGAAGGAGGAAGGTGAAGGGCCATTTGGGTTCTAAATTCCGTAAAGACTGCACCGGCCAAGCCCTCAGGGGACTGTCCAGTCCTGCCACACGACCTCACACCCAGAGACCCCACCCTGGTGGCGCCCTGGATGGGGCCGGCCTTCATTTACTGTGCTGGgtgccctccagcccctgccgGTGTGGACCCACGCTCTCCGGCTCTGGTAACTGCATCAACCCTTTGATAATTatgctccattttcttctttccccctgTTTTCTGGAACCCCTTAATGAGTTGGATATTGAACCTTATGTACTCATCCCCTTTGCacaacttttctctcttttcccatcaTTTTGTCCATTGTGTTCTGATTTCCAGAAGGTACCCTCATCTTTTTCTCTCatcccttttacatttttatgccTTGGCATTTTCACTTTACAAGATTTCTTATTCTCCAAACTTTTTTTAcagcatattatttttgtttcacgAATGCACTATCCTCTCTGTGGGGAGATCATTCTCCATGGATATTTTCACGTTTCTGTGTGGTCTGGGCACTGGTCAAGCTTTGTTCGACGGTTATCAAATAGCAAGCGTGCTTTGGAAGCTAGAGAGAGGGTACCAGCTCCTGAGGGATTTGCTtatacccccacccccttccctagAGAAGATCTCTTTACCTTCCAGAGTAAAGGTACctaacatctatctatctatctatctatctatctatctatctatctttctatctatctacctatctgtctaccagtctatctatctaccagtctatctatctatcatctatctatctatctatctaccagtctgtctatctatctgtctaccagtctatctatctatctatctatctatctatctatctatctaccagtctatctatctatctatctatctatctatctatctaccagtctgtctatctatctatctgtctaccagtctatctatctatctatctatctatctatctaccagtctatctatctatctatctatctatctatctatctaccagtctatctatctatctatctatctatctatctatctacctacctacctaccagtctgtctatctatctatctgtctaccagtctatctatctatctatctatctatctatctatctatctatctacaagtctatctatctatctatctatctatctatctacctacctacctaccagtctatctatctatctatctatctatctatctatctatctatctatctatcagtctatctatctatctatctatctatctatctatcagtctatctatctatctatctatctatctatctatctatctatcagtctatctatctatctatctatctatctatctatctatctatctaccagtCTGTCTATGTATCTGTCTGCCAgtctatctatctacctgtctgtctgtctatctgtctagctagctagctagctagctagctagctatcagTCTGTCTATCagtctatctatgtatctgtctatcTACTATCTGTCTGTCCAGAGAGGAAGATGGGCCGATGTGCCAGATGCCATGTGTAAACTCCAAGCCTCATAATTTGGGGTTCCTTTGCCGTGACAGGAACCCACTGCCCGCACAGGAAACATCTGGCCCCCATTCATGTCCCCCTGTGCAGAACTGGGGTGTGGGGACCCTGCACAGAACGTGGACGATACACCTCCTGATCTGGGACTCCAGGGGGAGCACTGCTGCTCAGAGAGACAAAGGCAGGTAAGGTGAGGATGTCTGGAAGGGGCAGCCAGCGCCTGACCTAGACATCACACCTAGAAAGGGGCTAAAGAAActaccctccctccttcctctcccctcccttctctgctccttccctctctctgctctctccttccttcaggaACAAGAAGTTCAAGTACCAATGGGAACTGGGACCAGGAGCCTGAGAAAGCCAGACAGTGCGTTAAGCTGGAAGTGGTGAGAGGGTGACCAGTTGTCCCGTCTGCCCAGACTTAGGAGTTTTCCTGGGAGATATGGGTCTTTTGGTGATACACTGGCAAAGTCTTGGGCAAACCAGACAGGTGGGTCAGCCTCATGGGTGATGTGGAAATGCTTATATCTGTCCTGCCAGTACGTATCAggctttctttgatttccttgcGGGTAAGTCATTACACTAACAGTCCACAGAAGTATTGTGAAGCAAGACCTGTCCTCAGTATTTGACTGAGTGCCTAAAATGGTCCACCGCTGGGTACAAAGGACAGAGGTGACCAGGCAGGATCCTGGCCTCAGGGAGGTGGGCattagagaagaggaaggaagccagTGTTTATTCGGGACCTATTCTGCACCAGACATCGGCCCTGGGACTTTCACTAATGGTATTTCTTTCAACCTCACAAAACTTCAGCAAAGCAGGGTtgctcgtttgtttgttttttgtttgtttgattgattgatttctgaggagggggaaggggtaaagagagagggagatggagaatcttaagcaggctccatgcccagcacagagcccaatgcggccTCAAtgtcatgaccgtgagatcatgacctgagccgaaatcaagagccaggcacttcactgaccgagccacccaggtgcccctgttctgtgTTTTTATTAGGTGAGGACCCTGGGGCTCAGAGGGGTTTCTTAGTAGGAGGCAAAGCTTAAATTTGAAACTAAATTACCTGATCCCCCCTTCAGTCCAGTGTGCACCCCAGAGAGTCCAAGGCAGGGGATCCCAGCGGCGATCCAAGTCCCCAGGGGGACGTCTCCAAtgtgggggaggaagaaagagtaaAGGCCAAGCTCCCAAGAACAGGGGAACTGCAGACACGTTCTCGTGCCAGGCTTGGGGGAGCCGTGCATGTTGGCCGCTAGACAGTGCCTCGGGTCTGCGGGAAGGAGACCGGTGCCTGGGACACGATGAGAAAGCTTCACATGCGGCTGAGTCTAAGGGCCTGGGACACACAGCCCGGCCCAATATCTGCGGGGAGTgagccaggcagggctgggcaaGACTGGCTCCGGGGAGTGATGTGTGCACATGAGGCTGGGCACGAGGGCTGCATCGGGGGTCCTTCCCAACAATCCGAAAGCCCATGGTGGGGGGCAAAGCTGCCACTTGTGGCTACGGCCACAGAGGGTCCCAGGCTCCCACTTCACAGAGGCCCAGGACAGAAAGCCTGAGGATGGGCTCCTCCCCCTGCAGCCCTCCCTGGGCAAGTCTGTGTCCCCACTACCCTCACTCGGGCcacagtggtgtgtgtgtgccccGGGGAGAGATGAGTCCCTCTGGCCTGGTCCTCTCCCCCTGATGTGGTTCTCCTGCGCAGGTTCCTTCTGTCGCCCTCTAAATTACATCATCCCTGTCCCTTGTGCACCCCCAGTGCGCCTAGCCCGGCTTCACTGGTCGTTTCCTCCTGGGCACTTTTGCCCTTCAGCATACCATCTGGCTGACTGActtgtgtctgtctccctcccctcccccgggtCCGGGGACCTTGTGTGAGCAGGAATCTTTGCCTGTTTGGTCCTCGCTTGTCTCCAGCGCTCAGAATGGTACCTGGCGCAGAACATATCCATTTTCTCATGAAATAAATGAgtcggatggagctagagggaaGGGCAACGTGAACACGAAGCGAAATTTGCACTTCCAGGCTCTACTGGGGACTTGGGGTGACATCTTTCCCTcgcgagcctcagtttcccttctgtGCAGTGAGGGGCTCAGACCAGTAGTTCCCGGCTCTGGTATGCTGCACTCCATGAGGCCAGCCGTGGGTGTTCCCCTGGAGGGGAAGTAACACGCGGAAAGCAGAGGTCTGGGGAAGCGAGTCGATGAGTCAGCTGGGCGTTAGATGGACtgatgggtgggggtggtgggctgCAATAATCCTCAGGAACTGACAGGTGGGAGGcaaatggaggagaggggcagcagCCTGGATGCTAGAGAAATCCCAGACGAGGAGGCAGGATCCAGCAATTAGATCTAGGGAAGGGAGCGAGGAAAAGCAAAAGATGGGAAGTTTGGAGGCGGGGAGAACAGAGAGACGCGATAGCCTAAGACCCGAGGCCCCAAGGAGGCAGACCTCTTGTCTTTTCCTCGTCCAGATTCATTCTCCTAGCCTGGTAGCCAAAGAGAAGTCTTGGATTTATTTGTGAGAGTGTTTAATAACCAATGCCTACAAGTTGGTGAATGTCCTTCCCACTTCCCAGGTgtccccgcacacacacacacacacacacacacctctgtttCCAGGGGCCAGGGGAAGCAGGGTGTGGGCAGGGTGACCTTTCGCCAAAGCAGAACCATGAGTCTTGGTGGCTGAGGGGCAGGTGCGCAGGCCAGGGTGGTCCCAGCAGACCTCTCCCGGGGCCTCTCTTCCCATGCCGGGTCTTCTCTCACGTGTCTCTCTGCCCTGCAACCGACCGCGTGCTCACACAGCCCCTCTGAGCCCCACCTCGCCACCCCTgcccagtcccccccccccccatccaccacTGTGCTCTGGAAGCTCACCTGTTAGGGTCTGGAGCTGGTAACCTGGGTCACAGCTGCAGTCCAGCCCACCGGCCCGGGGCGTCCCCAGTTTCTGCCCATGCCAGGCCGCAGCCCAGAGAGCACTGGCTGCTAAAAGCTTGCCCAGAAACATGCAGGCCAGGAGGAAAAGGATGGGAGTGGGTGGAAAGGGGATATCCTCTTCTGAGAGACCCCTTGAAGACACAAGGAGGACATGAGGGAGACCTTGGGGTGGCCTACACACTGGAGTCTGCCCACCGAGAAGGACTGGGGAGATACCAGGTGCTTTCAGGGGCCTAGAATAGCTCCCCACCCAGCACCATCCCTGGCATGAGGCTTGAGGGAGCCTGTGGTCAGGAGACCTGAGTTCTAGGTACGGATCTACCTGCTGAGTGCATTTAAACACATCACCTTCCCTTGCTGGGCAGTTTCCTGCTGTGCATAATAGTATagtctggggtgtgtgtgtgtgtgtgtgtgtgtgtgcgcgcgcacatgtGCACTCCATGGTTATACTAACAGTATTTTAACACCAGTACACAGGAATGAACCAATCAGAGCTGATCCTACCAAAGGAGCAGGTATGGGGATGGGGTCCCAGTTTTGTCCTAAAACCCTTATTATTGCTGAATTGTGGGGATGTCCaagggtggccagggaagggaTGGGAGGCTGACCATTCAGGAGTCTTGGAGCAGCAGCtatgtataaaaaaagaatttcagcatGTTAACAGCCGGCAGGGCCACACCAACACGCAATGGCTGGTCGGAGGGGCGTTCAGACAGATCATCTCCAGGCCCATTTTCATGCTCTAATTGTCTTGGGATTTGTAGCTCTAGGACCCCAGCCCCCATCCCATGCCTGGGCTCTGCAGGGTGGAAGTCTGCCCCACCTCTGTACCTGGACATGCTGCGTTCCACCTGGGCATCCTCGAAGCTCTTGGACTCTTCAGGGATCCAGAGACCTCCAGGGTCCAGGTGATCAAGGGGGTCTGTGGGAGACAGAGCCTATGAGCTTCTAGCCCCTCCTCCTTGAGGCAGCCAGCCACGGTGGGGAGCACCCGTCTGGATGCCACGAGGCCCCCTAGGCTCTGGCCTGGAGCGGATCAGGtcattaacctctctgagcctcagtctcctcacctgttAAGTGGGGTGACAGTGTTGCAAGATTCAGGGAGATCATCCTGTATGATGGCTAAGTGCCGAAACTACAACTCCCAACCCCCAACACACGGGGTCTTTGGGAAGgtcaaatggatgaatggatgtatTTGTAAGTTCTGTATGAACTGTCAAGCTGTCTACACCAGCCATggagtattattattataatgttattttcCTGCCACCCTCTTGGGAGTTGGCTTAGGCTTAGGCCCTAATAGGGCTGAAAATCTGTGTCTCCTTGGCCCCTACTGCCACCTCTGCATGTAAAAAAGTGGTGGCCATGGGGTTTGGGTCTAGGGCAAaccggctcccctcccctccccaccttagACCTTGGATGCATGGCTCATTTCCATCATAAGGGGCCATGTGGTGGGGGAGGATTTGAGAAGAGGGAGAGTCAGAAAGGGGACACGAACCCCCAGATTGGTTCTCCTTTGGGATACATAGCGTTCTGGAGACACAGGCAGAAGGCTTTCCTGGAGGGCATCCCTGTGCaaagcctggggcaggggggaccCCCACTGCCACTCTGTGTCACCTGGCATGAGGATCCCAGGTCAGCTCAGCAGCAGGAGGCTGGGGTGTGGGCTGTCACTTACCCCCAAGCATGTTTAACTCTGTCGCCTCACTGATACGCCCTGGGAGCCCTGTGGGGGCAGCGGGACAAACATCATCATCTCcatttaaagataaggaaatggaggcccGGAAAGACGAAGCGCATCACCCGGGGTCACAGGCAGTGTCCCTTCGTAGGGCTTGTTTTCTGTACCAGGTCAGTGCTTGATTTATGTTTGCAGGTCCTTTGGATAGTTGGGTGAGGGAGTAAACGAACCTCCCACCACTCACTCCTTAAGGACCCCTGTACCGTGTTCACATCCCAACGGGATGCCGAATGGATAAAGCTATGAGGAGAG
This window contains:
- the TREML1 gene encoding trem-like transcript 1 protein — its product is MGPNLLPLLLVGLAGQASTSFPEVLQAPVGGSILVQCHYRLQDVKARKVWCRFLPDGCQPLVSSAVDRGAPAGRRMFLTDLGGGLLQVEMITLREEDTGEYGCVVEGAAGTQTLHRVALVVLPPAPTPKEEEENYKVGSLADGPFSDTMGSASPLEPSQDEKSIPLIWGAALLLGLLVAAAVLFAVMAKRKGTRLGVCGQSQSSRVSGKASSSVVHHISDSGLGVDFPSDILYARLDSPPSFDNTTYSSLPFDPPSEDSPSPAQSSSPPLPPKVLMYSKPVTYATVIFPGRDKGGGATCEPTQDPLTSQTPPS
- the TREM2 gene encoding triggering receptor expressed on myeloid cells 2 isoform X3, which translates into the protein MEPLRLLILVAVTELCRAHNTTVFQGMAGRSLQVSCPYNSLKHWGRRKAWCRQLDEEGTCQRVVSTHRSWLLSFLKRWNGSTAIVDDALGGTLTITLRNLQAHDAGLYQCQSLYGDEADTLRKVLVEVLADPLDHLDPGGLWIPEESKSFEDAQVERSMSRAERHVREDPAWEERPRERSAGTTLACAPAPQPPRLMVLLWRKVTLPTPCFPWPLETEVCVCVCVCAGTPGKWEGHSPTCRHWLLNTLTNKSKTSLWLPG